One Danio aesculapii chromosome 22, fDanAes4.1, whole genome shotgun sequence genomic window carries:
- the ifi44f3 gene encoding interferon-induced protein 44-like isoform X2, with protein sequence MAVIRSHKLLLSSVSRVRILMLGPVGAGKSSFFNSINSIFMGYVTSKAMSGSAKSSVTTQFRMYPVKDGHERKPLPFVLCDTMGLEEQSGAGLDIKDITSILQGHIPDRYKFNPITPFQPDEQKSSRPASLQEKIHCVVYMIDATKISLMSEKLEEKLTSVRSLINSHAIPQMVVMTKVDEACPHVQKDLQNVYASSYTKLKVQEVSSRLGVPVSCVLPVKNYSQELELELNCDVLLLTAVQQMLRLANDYLDDVDSF encoded by the exons ATGGCAGTCATTAGGAGTCACAAACTCCTCCTATCATCTGTGAGCCGGGTCAGAATTCTAATGCTCGGCCCTGTTGGTGCTGGAAAATCCAGTTTTTTCAACTCCATCAACTCCATCTTCATGGGATACGTGACCAGCAAAGCCATGTCAGGATCTGCTAAATCTAGTGTCACCACACAG TTTCGTATGTACCCAGTAAAAGATGGTCATGAGAGAAAGCCATTGCCCTTTGTGTTGTGTGACACCATGGGCCTCGAGGAGCAATCAGGAGCAGGACTTGATATTAAAGACATCACCAGCATTCTTCAAGGACACATACCAGACCGCTATAAA TTCAACCCCATCACACCATTTCAACCTGATGAGCAGAAGTCCTCCAGACCTGCGTCTCTCCAGGAGAAGATCCACTGTGTGGTGTACATGATCGACGCCACCAAAATCTCCCTCATGTCTGAGAAACTAGAAGAAAAACTTACTTCTGTACGTTCTCTAATCAATTCGCATG CCATTCCCCAAATGGTCGTGATGACAAAAGTCGATGAAGCTTGTCCTCATGTGCAGAAAGACCTTCAAAACGTTTATGCCAGTTCCTACACCAAGTTGAAG gtgcaGGAGGTGAGCTCTCGCTTGGGTGTGCCGGTGTCTTGTGTTTTACCGGTGAAGAACTACAGTCaggagctggagctggagctcaacTGTGATGTCCTGCTTCTCACTGCTGTACAGCAGATGCTTCGATTGGCAAATGATTATCTGGATGATGTTGATTCCTTTTAG